The following are from one region of the Carnobacterium gallinarum DSM 4847 genome:
- a CDS encoding DeoR/GlpR family DNA-binding transcription regulator, translating to MKLQRIQQIEAYIQKQDSTSLDELCQVFNVSKNTIRRDINQLEKSGKLRKVYGGVVSLTTPLISFENRTVHNKENKEAIALRASSLIHANDIIFIDSGTTTSKILNTVDPNLAFTTLTNNLDIINAAAAMNNVELVLIGKTYKRKTRSFVELDTQKNAIPYNISKAFMTATGVSIANGLTNSDLMEHHIKSIIAEKAKEIYLLVDQSKFDHSTLLTYAPLQKVKAIITTRDMPKEYQEFCQQNNIELLFCN from the coding sequence ATGAAACTACAGCGCATTCAACAAATTGAAGCTTACATTCAAAAACAAGATAGTACTTCGTTAGATGAACTTTGCCAAGTCTTTAACGTATCTAAAAATACAATTCGTAGAGACATTAATCAACTAGAAAAAAGTGGCAAACTAAGAAAAGTATATGGTGGTGTCGTTTCTCTAACAACTCCCCTTATTTCTTTTGAAAATCGTACTGTTCACAACAAAGAAAATAAAGAAGCCATTGCATTAAGGGCTTCATCTTTGATTCATGCTAATGACATTATCTTTATTGACTCTGGTACAACTACTAGCAAAATTCTGAATACAGTCGATCCAAACTTAGCTTTTACTACTTTAACCAACAATCTCGATATTATCAATGCAGCAGCAGCAATGAACAATGTTGAACTTGTGTTAATCGGGAAAACATATAAACGCAAAACTCGTTCTTTTGTTGAGCTGGATACGCAAAAAAACGCTATACCTTATAATATTAGTAAAGCTTTTATGACTGCTACAGGAGTTTCAATCGCCAACGGCTTAACAAATTCTGATTTAATGGAACATCATATTAAATCAATCATTGCTGAAAAAGCCAAAGAAATTTACTTACTTGTCGACCAGTCAAAATTCGATCATTCGACACTGCTAACCTACGCTCCTTTGCAAAAAGTCAAAGCAATCATTACAACACGAGATATGCCAAAAGAATACCAAGAATTTTGCCAACAAAATAATATTGAACTTTTATTTTGTAATTAA
- a CDS encoding CoA-acylating methylmalonate-semialdehyde dehydrogenase: MVASRQLKNYIGGKWVESQTEEYESVFNPATKEELCQVPLSTKEDLNVAVSIAEEAFEKWKQIGVPRRARILFNYQQLLVKNKEELAHLITIENGKNLTEARGEVQRGIENVEFAAGAPTLMMGDSLATIATDVEAANYRYPIGVVGGITPFNFPMMVPCWMFPMAIACGNSFILKPSERTPLLAERLVELFTEAGLPPGVFNLVYGAKEIVNGMLEHPEVKAISFVGSKPVGEYVFKEGSKHLKRVQALTGAKNHSIVLADANIEDAATNILSAAFGSAGERCMACAVVTVAESVADEFVQRLVEKAQKMTIGNGLDDGVFLGPVIREENQQRTINYIEKGVAEGAVLKLDGRENSPAEGYFVGPTIFDQVTTDMVIWQDEIFAPVLSIIRVKDLKEAIQTANQSEFANGACLFTNNAAAIRFFRETIDAGMLGINLGVPAPMAFFPFSGWKSSFYGTLHCNGKDSVDFYTHKKVVTARYPQSEI, from the coding sequence ATGGTAGCTAGTCGGCAATTAAAGAACTATATTGGAGGAAAATGGGTAGAAAGTCAGACAGAAGAATATGAAAGCGTTTTTAATCCAGCGACAAAAGAAGAGCTCTGTCAAGTTCCACTATCAACAAAGGAAGATTTGAATGTGGCTGTCAGTATCGCTGAAGAGGCATTTGAAAAATGGAAGCAAATCGGTGTACCACGTAGAGCTAGGATATTATTTAATTATCAACAATTATTAGTAAAAAATAAAGAAGAGTTAGCTCATTTAATTACGATCGAAAATGGCAAGAACTTAACAGAAGCTAGGGGCGAAGTTCAACGGGGGATTGAAAATGTTGAATTTGCTGCTGGAGCACCAACCTTAATGATGGGAGATTCATTGGCAACAATTGCGACAGATGTGGAGGCTGCTAATTATCGTTATCCGATTGGCGTAGTTGGAGGAATCACTCCATTTAACTTCCCAATGATGGTTCCTTGTTGGATGTTTCCAATGGCAATCGCTTGCGGCAATAGTTTTATATTAAAACCTTCAGAACGTACACCATTATTAGCAGAACGGTTAGTTGAATTATTTACGGAGGCAGGGTTGCCACCAGGAGTCTTTAATTTAGTCTATGGAGCAAAAGAAATTGTTAATGGAATGTTAGAACATCCAGAAGTGAAAGCGATATCATTCGTAGGGTCGAAGCCTGTAGGGGAATATGTATTTAAAGAAGGCAGCAAACACTTGAAACGTGTGCAAGCATTAACAGGTGCTAAAAATCATTCTATTGTACTGGCAGATGCCAATATAGAAGATGCAGCAACAAACATTTTATCTGCAGCATTTGGTTCGGCTGGAGAACGATGTATGGCTTGTGCAGTTGTAACGGTGGCAGAGAGCGTTGCTGATGAATTTGTTCAACGTTTAGTTGAAAAAGCCCAAAAGATGACAATTGGTAATGGATTAGATGATGGTGTCTTTTTAGGTCCAGTTATTCGTGAAGAAAATCAACAAAGAACAATCAACTATATCGAAAAAGGTGTAGCAGAAGGAGCCGTTCTAAAATTAGATGGACGAGAAAATAGTCCAGCAGAAGGGTATTTTGTTGGCCCAACAATTTTTGATCAGGTAACAACTGACATGGTCATTTGGCAAGATGAGATTTTTGCTCCAGTATTATCAATTATTCGTGTCAAAGATTTAAAAGAAGCGATTCAAACGGCGAATCAATCGGAATTTGCTAATGGTGCTTGTCTATTTACGAATAATGCAGCAGCGATTCGCTTTTTCAGAGAAACGATTGACGCTGGGATGTTAGGGATTAATCTGGGAGTGCCTGCTCCGATGGCATTCTTCCCATTCTCAGGTTGGAAATCTTCGTTTTATGGAACGCTACATTGTAATGGAAAAGACAGTGTCGATTTTTATACTCATAAGAAAGTTGTGACAGCTAGATATCCACAATCTGAAATTTAA
- the iolB gene encoding 5-deoxy-glucuronate isomerase has protein sequence MSHLKYQGVAEKLSEGVTLLQKIDGTNAPLNYIEAKVLAMATSSEYQEILEKKEVCVVVLTGKVMVSDSQQTFAHLGTRKSVFEKIPTDSVYLSAGETLTIQAETDAKVILCYAPSEKKLPTALIKATDNQIEHRGIYQNQRLVHTILSDTSPVSEKLLVVEVFTDGGNWSSYPPHKHDEDNLPNESLLEETYYHEMDPSQGFVFQRVYTDDRSLDETMTVENGEMVVVPKGYHPVAVPDGYDSYYLNIMAGPIKKWQFKNDVAHEWIIDRK, from the coding sequence ATGTCTCATTTGAAATATCAAGGAGTAGCAGAAAAATTAAGTGAAGGCGTTACTCTCTTACAAAAAATTGATGGAACCAATGCTCCGTTAAACTATATCGAAGCAAAAGTATTGGCTATGGCGACTTCTAGTGAGTATCAAGAAATACTTGAAAAAAAAGAAGTCTGTGTCGTTGTATTAACAGGCAAAGTCATGGTATCTGATAGTCAGCAAACATTTGCACATCTTGGTACAAGGAAATCAGTTTTTGAAAAGATTCCCACAGATAGTGTCTATCTTTCAGCCGGAGAGACTCTGACTATTCAAGCTGAAACAGACGCAAAAGTAATTCTTTGCTATGCCCCCTCGGAAAAAAAACTACCCACGGCATTAATTAAAGCCACAGACAATCAGATTGAGCATCGCGGCATTTATCAAAATCAACGTTTAGTTCATACTATTCTCTCTGATACTAGTCCAGTATCAGAGAAGTTACTAGTAGTTGAAGTCTTTACAGATGGCGGGAATTGGTCAAGCTATCCACCGCATAAGCATGATGAGGACAATCTTCCGAATGAATCCCTATTAGAAGAAACGTATTATCATGAAATGGATCCTTCCCAAGGATTTGTATTTCAAAGAGTGTATACCGATGATCGTTCATTGGATGAAACTATGACCGTTGAAAATGGAGAAATGGTGGTTGTTCCAAAAGGGTATCATCCAGTTGCTGTTCCGGATGGTTATGATAGCTATTATTTGAATATAATGGCTGGTCCTATCAAAAAATGGCAATTTAAGAACGATGTAGCTCATGAATGGATAATAGATCGAAAGTAA
- the iolC gene encoding 5-dehydro-2-deoxygluconokinase, which translates to MKKEFDLIALGRACIDLNAVEYNRPMEETATFKKYVGGSPANIAIGSAKLGGKVGFIGKIPDDQHGRYIQHYFEEVGVDTSQLIIDKEGHKAGLAFTEIKSPEECSILMYREQVADLYLQPEEIDEDYLKKTNLLLISGTALAQSPSREAVLKAIFLARKNQVKIAFELDYRPYTWKSVEETAIYYSIVAEQADIVIGTRDEYDALEGRTGGNNEATIAYLFKYSPELIVIKHGVKGSYAYQKDGSQYQASSYKTKVLKTFGAGDSYAAAFLYALTIGKEIDLALKYGSASAAIVVSKHSSSEAMPTAIEIEKLIEEQA; encoded by the coding sequence ATGAAGAAAGAGTTTGATTTAATTGCTTTAGGGCGTGCGTGTATCGATTTAAATGCAGTGGAGTACAATCGTCCAATGGAAGAAACGGCGACATTTAAAAAATATGTAGGTGGATCGCCAGCCAATATTGCGATTGGCAGTGCCAAATTAGGTGGAAAAGTTGGATTTATCGGTAAAATTCCCGATGACCAACATGGGCGTTATATTCAACACTATTTTGAAGAAGTTGGAGTAGACACAAGTCAATTAATTATTGATAAAGAGGGGCATAAAGCAGGGTTGGCTTTTACTGAAATCAAGAGCCCAGAGGAATGCAGCATTTTAATGTACCGAGAACAAGTTGCTGATTTGTATTTACAACCAGAAGAAATTGATGAGGACTATTTAAAAAAAACCAACTTACTTTTGATTTCTGGAACGGCTTTGGCACAAAGTCCTTCGCGCGAAGCGGTCTTAAAAGCAATATTTTTAGCGAGAAAGAATCAGGTGAAAATTGCTTTTGAATTAGATTATCGCCCTTATACGTGGAAATCAGTTGAAGAAACAGCGATTTACTATTCTATTGTTGCAGAACAAGCTGATATCGTGATTGGAACACGAGATGAATATGATGCTTTGGAAGGGAGAACGGGAGGAAATAATGAAGCAACAATAGCATATTTATTCAAGTATTCACCGGAACTTATTGTCATTAAACATGGAGTTAAAGGGTCTTACGCGTATCAAAAAGATGGAAGCCAGTATCAAGCATCGTCGTATAAAACAAAAGTATTAAAAACTTTTGGCGCAGGTGATTCTTATGCAGCCGCATTTTTATATGCGTTGACTATCGGGAAAGAGATTGATTTGGCTTTGAAATACGGCAGTGCCTCAGCAGCGATTGTTGTCAGTAAGCATAGTTCTTCAGAGGCAATGCCCACGGCGATAGAGATTGAAAAACTAATTGAAGAACAGGCTTAA
- the iolD gene encoding 3D-(3,5/4)-trihydroxycyclohexane-1,2-dione acylhydrolase (decyclizing), giving the protein MNRKIRLTTAQALIRFLNQQYIQIDGKEFPFVEGVFGVFGHGNVLGIGQALEENPGHLKVIQGKNEQGMTHAAVAFSRQKLRQKIFAVTASAGPGSANIITAAATAFANNIPVLILPADTFASRQPDPVLQQLEHETSNATTTNDAFKAVSKYWDRVQRPEQLMSSLLRAFEVMTNPATAGPVTICISQDTEGEAYDYDESFFKKRVHYMDRQLPSQRELIGGVERIKQSKNPVIIVGGGARYSSAGEELMDLSKAYHIPLVETPAGKSTVPSDFENNLGGVGVLGTAGANAVIAQADLIIGVGTRYTDFTTSSKTAFPYDQVKFLNININRMHASKLDAFQMIGDAKEILAVIIPELLGYKTAFNKEIGQLKEAWAVERERLRTIEFTKEDFTPEVSNHFSQAELNEYAKALKTEFTQTSAFITINDEVAEDSNVIGAAGSLPAEMQRLWKSNVPDTYHLEYGYSCMGYEICGALGVKLANPKREVYAMVGDGSFLMLHSELVTAIQYNQKINIMLFDNSGFGSINNLQMNSGGNSYKCEFRDYQNKVMSIDYAKIAEAYGAKAYRATTREELIDALADAKKQTVSTLIEMKVLPKTMTDGYGGWWRVGLSELSKNPKVQTAYKNSQKMIQEQAREY; this is encoded by the coding sequence ATGAATAGAAAAATTCGTTTAACAACGGCTCAAGCTTTAATACGATTCTTAAATCAGCAATACATTCAAATTGATGGAAAAGAATTTCCCTTTGTCGAAGGTGTATTTGGTGTATTTGGTCACGGCAATGTTTTAGGAATTGGTCAAGCGTTAGAAGAAAATCCGGGGCATTTAAAAGTGATACAAGGAAAAAATGAACAAGGGATGACTCATGCTGCGGTTGCTTTTAGTCGACAAAAACTACGGCAAAAAATTTTTGCAGTTACTGCTTCAGCTGGACCGGGATCGGCGAATATTATTACGGCGGCAGCAACGGCATTTGCAAATAATATTCCAGTTTTAATCTTACCAGCTGATACATTTGCCTCAAGACAGCCTGATCCTGTTCTGCAACAATTGGAACATGAAACTAGCAATGCGACAACGACAAATGATGCATTTAAAGCCGTATCAAAATATTGGGATCGGGTGCAACGACCAGAACAGTTAATGAGTAGTTTATTACGTGCTTTTGAAGTCATGACAAATCCAGCAACGGCAGGTCCGGTGACAATTTGTATTTCTCAAGATACTGAAGGCGAAGCGTATGATTATGATGAAAGTTTCTTTAAAAAACGGGTGCATTATATGGATCGTCAGTTGCCATCGCAGCGGGAATTAATCGGTGGAGTTGAACGGATTAAGCAAAGTAAAAATCCAGTCATAATTGTTGGTGGTGGCGCACGTTATTCTAGCGCAGGTGAAGAATTAATGGATCTTTCCAAAGCGTATCATATTCCTTTAGTAGAAACGCCAGCTGGAAAATCAACGGTACCATCCGATTTTGAAAATAATCTAGGCGGAGTTGGTGTTTTAGGGACTGCGGGTGCAAATGCAGTGATTGCTCAAGCCGATTTAATTATTGGAGTGGGGACTCGATATACTGATTTTACAACATCTTCTAAAACAGCCTTTCCATATGATCAAGTAAAGTTTTTAAATATAAACATTAATCGAATGCATGCTTCAAAATTGGATGCGTTTCAAATGATTGGGGATGCCAAAGAAATATTGGCTGTGATTATACCAGAACTATTAGGCTATAAAACAGCTTTTAATAAAGAGATTGGTCAACTGAAGGAGGCGTGGGCAGTTGAGCGAGAACGCTTAAGAACCATTGAGTTTACTAAGGAAGATTTTACACCAGAAGTAAGTAATCATTTTTCACAAGCAGAGTTAAATGAATACGCAAAAGCATTAAAGACAGAGTTTACGCAAACAAGTGCATTTATTACGATTAATGATGAAGTTGCTGAGGATAGCAACGTGATTGGCGCAGCAGGTTCTTTACCAGCTGAAATGCAAAGATTGTGGAAATCTAACGTTCCAGACACCTACCATTTAGAATACGGTTATTCCTGTATGGGATATGAAATTTGTGGCGCACTTGGAGTGAAATTAGCGAATCCAAAGCGAGAAGTATACGCAATGGTAGGGGACGGGAGCTTTCTAATGCTTCATTCGGAACTAGTGACAGCAATACAATATAACCAAAAAATCAATATCATGTTGTTTGATAATTCTGGATTTGGAAGTATTAATAATCTTCAAATGAACAGCGGTGGCAATAGTTATAAATGCGAGTTTAGAGATTATCAAAATAAAGTGATGTCGATTGACTATGCTAAAATTGCTGAGGCCTATGGTGCAAAAGCTTATCGTGCTACTACTCGTGAAGAACTAATTGATGCACTAGCAGATGCTAAAAAGCAAACGGTTTCAACTTTGATTGAAATGAAAGTTTTGCCAAAAACTATGACAGATGGCTATGGTGGTTGGTGGCGTGTTGGGCTTTCTGAACTCTCAAAAAATCCTAAAGTGCAGACAGCCTATAAAAATAGTCAAAAAATGATTCAAGAGCAAGCAAGAGAGTATTAA
- a CDS encoding Gfo/Idh/MocA family protein, translating into MEIKVGVIGTGAIGREHIKRLNGKVQGAVVTAISDIDVAGATKLANEMNATFFKTGEELIASEEVDVVLVTSWDPTHEQYVLESIKQGKYVFCEKPLATDSDGCRRIVEAELAAGKQLVQVGFMRRYDRGYIELKEAIESKKFGEALMLHCAHRNPSADSNYTTPMAISNTAIHEIDVLRWLLEEDYDTVQMILPKKTKNTHEKLHDPQLLIFQTKSGVTIDLEVFVNCRFGYDIKCDVVCETGEIGLVDPVYTKIKSEGKNYTQVSPDWQTRFIEAYDYEFQLWIDSIRRGVIDGPSAWDGYVASITMVACHDSRESGEKVKIEIEERPDMYN; encoded by the coding sequence ATGGAAATTAAAGTAGGCGTAATCGGAACAGGTGCAATTGGGCGTGAACATATTAAACGGTTAAATGGAAAAGTTCAAGGAGCTGTAGTTACAGCCATTTCGGATATTGATGTGGCTGGGGCAACAAAGCTAGCCAACGAAATGAATGCTACTTTTTTTAAAACTGGAGAAGAGTTAATTGCTTCTGAAGAAGTAGATGTTGTTTTAGTTACTTCATGGGATCCTACTCACGAACAATATGTTTTAGAATCCATTAAACAGGGCAAATATGTTTTCTGTGAAAAACCTTTAGCAACAGATAGTGATGGTTGCCGAAGAATTGTTGAAGCGGAGTTGGCAGCAGGCAAACAGCTTGTGCAAGTTGGCTTTATGCGTCGTTATGATCGTGGGTATATTGAATTAAAAGAAGCAATTGAGTCGAAAAAATTTGGAGAAGCTTTAATGCTTCACTGTGCCCATAGAAATCCTAGTGCAGATAGCAACTATACGACTCCAATGGCCATCAGTAATACAGCAATTCATGAAATTGATGTTTTAAGATGGTTGTTAGAAGAAGACTATGACACCGTGCAAATGATTTTGCCGAAGAAAACAAAGAATACTCATGAAAAATTACACGATCCTCAGTTATTGATTTTCCAAACAAAATCAGGCGTGACAATTGATTTAGAAGTGTTTGTTAACTGCCGATTTGGGTACGATATAAAATGTGATGTTGTTTGTGAAACGGGAGAAATAGGTTTGGTTGATCCAGTTTATACAAAAATAAAATCTGAAGGAAAAAATTATACACAAGTTTCACCAGACTGGCAAACACGCTTTATTGAAGCCTATGATTATGAGTTTCAATTGTGGATTGACTCCATTCGACGTGGAGTCATTGATGGGCCTTCAGCATGGGATGGTTATGTGGCATCTATCACGATGGTTGCTTGTCATGATTCCAGAGAAAGTGGTGAAAAAGTTAAGATTGAAATTGAAGAACGTCCAGATATGTATAACTAA
- the iolE gene encoding myo-inosose-2 dehydratase produces the protein MTGKVQLAIAPIAWTNDDMPELGQENTFEQCISEMALAGYTGTEIGNKYPRDAEVLRKYLDLRGLNVASAWFSSFLTTESFEETKMAFLKHRDFLYGMGAKVIVVSEQGRSIQGEMETPLFEQKPIFTEEEWQKLATGLERLGELAHEKEMEIVYHHHMGTGVQTTAEIHQLMERTDPKKVSLLFDTGHLVFSGEDPLVIYADYKDRIKHIHFKDLRLDVSEGVKQNKESFLTGVRKGAFTVPGDGLIDFAPIWSAIQANGYEGWIVVEAEQDPAIANPFEYAKKAREYIRGITNI, from the coding sequence ATGACTGGAAAAGTTCAATTAGCGATTGCACCAATTGCGTGGACAAATGATGACATGCCAGAGTTAGGACAGGAGAATACATTTGAACAGTGTATTAGTGAAATGGCCTTAGCAGGATATACTGGAACAGAAATTGGAAATAAATATCCTAGAGATGCCGAAGTTTTACGTAAATATTTGGATCTTCGAGGTTTAAATGTAGCGAGTGCTTGGTTTAGCAGTTTCTTAACAACAGAGTCCTTTGAAGAAACTAAAATGGCTTTCTTAAAACATCGTGATTTTTTATATGGGATGGGAGCAAAAGTGATTGTTGTTTCTGAACAAGGTCGAAGTATTCAAGGTGAGATGGAGACGCCTTTATTTGAACAAAAGCCTATTTTTACAGAAGAAGAATGGCAAAAGCTAGCAACAGGACTAGAGCGCTTAGGCGAGTTGGCTCATGAAAAAGAGATGGAGATTGTTTACCATCATCATATGGGAACAGGAGTCCAAACAACAGCTGAAATCCACCAGCTGATGGAACGAACTGATCCCAAAAAAGTTAGTTTACTCTTTGACACGGGGCATTTAGTTTTCTCAGGAGAAGATCCATTAGTAATTTATGCAGACTACAAAGATCGGATTAAACACATTCATTTTAAGGACTTACGATTGGATGTATCAGAGGGTGTTAAACAGAACAAGGAGAGCTTTTTAACAGGAGTTAGAAAAGGTGCCTTTACTGTTCCAGGAGATGGTTTAATCGATTTTGCACCAATTTGGTCAGCCATTCAGGCAAATGGATATGAAGGTTGGATTGTCGTTGAAGCAGAACAAGACCCTGCTATCGCAAATCCTTTTGAATACGCAAAAAAAGCAAGAGAATATATCCGAGGGATTACAAATATATAA
- a CDS encoding solute:sodium symporter family transporter — MNLFSLISFLVIVSCVWLFAYKRSRGVDTSGAEGFFMGGRSLTAIPIAGTIIMTNLSTEQIVGQNGQSYFAGMEVMAWEVTSAIAIVALAVIFLPKYFKYGIDTVSDFIEIRYDTLTKRIISILFIITYMVSFLPVVLYSGSLVFNKIFRIDELLNVRPIVAIILVAMVIGVVGILYLLIGGLSLSANSDTVYGVGLLACGLLIPILGVMKLGDGSFIGGIDSIIDQTPWLLNSVGSIDSAVVPWPTLFTGMLFNNLYFWCTNQMIVQKALSGKSLAEAQKGAFLVGLFKVFGALFLVFPGIVARNLFGETLMNNPDNAYPQLVTVALPQVLFGVFAAVIFGAILSSFAGALNATATLFSLDFYKPLINKKADDRQVARAGKITTIIVGIISVTVAPFISFAPAGLYQFVQEFNGLYNMPLLVIILFAFYSKKATAFSAKVTISTHIILYILSKIFLKDIHFLYVLSLLFFLDVLIMLAISKWKPDGEFHLDSFKTKVDIRPWRHTKVASIVLVIVVILTYVAFSPIGLAGGGLF, encoded by the coding sequence GTGAATCTTTTTTCTCTAATTAGTTTTCTTGTTATTGTAAGCTGTGTATGGCTGTTTGCGTATAAACGCTCTCGAGGTGTAGATACCTCTGGAGCTGAGGGGTTCTTTATGGGGGGGCGCAGTTTGACGGCAATCCCAATTGCGGGGACCATTATTATGACAAACCTATCCACTGAACAAATTGTCGGTCAAAATGGTCAAAGTTATTTTGCGGGGATGGAAGTAATGGCGTGGGAAGTCACTTCCGCTATCGCAATTGTTGCTTTAGCTGTAATCTTTTTACCAAAATATTTTAAATACGGTATTGATACGGTTTCTGATTTTATTGAAATCCGTTATGATACATTAACTAAAAGAATTATTTCTATTTTATTTATTATTACGTATATGGTTTCTTTTTTACCAGTAGTACTTTATTCAGGTTCACTAGTCTTTAATAAGATTTTTAGGATAGATGAGCTTTTAAATGTTCGCCCTATTGTTGCGATTATATTAGTTGCAATGGTGATTGGTGTTGTGGGGATTTTATATCTATTAATTGGTGGACTTTCATTAAGCGCAAATAGTGATACGGTTTATGGTGTTGGACTCTTAGCTTGTGGTTTATTGATTCCAATTTTAGGCGTAATGAAATTAGGCGATGGTAGCTTTATTGGTGGAATTGATTCGATTATTGATCAAACTCCATGGCTACTAAATTCAGTAGGATCAATTGATTCAGCAGTTGTTCCTTGGCCAACATTATTTACAGGGATGCTATTTAATAATCTATATTTCTGGTGTACAAATCAAATGATTGTTCAAAAAGCATTGTCAGGTAAAAGTTTGGCAGAAGCTCAAAAAGGTGCCTTTTTAGTTGGTTTGTTTAAAGTTTTTGGTGCCTTATTCTTAGTTTTCCCAGGAATTGTCGCACGGAATTTGTTTGGTGAAACTTTAATGAATAATCCTGATAATGCTTATCCTCAGCTCGTGACGGTTGCGTTGCCACAAGTTTTATTTGGAGTTTTTGCGGCAGTTATCTTTGGAGCTATTTTATCTTCTTTTGCAGGAGCTTTAAATGCAACTGCTACACTATTTTCTTTAGACTTTTATAAACCACTAATAAATAAAAAAGCAGATGATCGGCAAGTAGCTCGAGCTGGGAAAATTACGACGATTATTGTTGGAATTATTTCTGTAACCGTAGCACCATTCATTTCATTTGCTCCAGCAGGCTTGTATCAATTCGTTCAGGAATTTAACGGTTTGTATAATATGCCTTTATTAGTCATTATTCTTTTTGCATTTTATTCAAAAAAAGCTACGGCATTTTCAGCAAAAGTAACAATTAGTACTCATATTATTCTCTATATATTATCAAAAATTTTCTTGAAAGATATTCATTTCCTCTATGTTTTAAGTCTTCTGTTTTTCTTAGACGTGCTGATTATGTTGGCAATCTCTAAATGGAAACCAGACGGAGAATTTCACTTGGATTCTTTCAAAACCAAGGTGGATATTAGACCTTGGCGGCATACCAAAGTCGCTTCGATTGTTTTAGTAATTGTTGTAATTTTGACCTATGTTGCTTTTTCTCCAATTGGATTAGCCGGTGGAGGATTGTTTTAA
- a CDS encoding PTS sugar transporter subunit IIB, which yields MNKTILIICETGISASLLVSKMLTSVRKQKLAYDIDYAPVGRIQEKLSYGRNYDVILLTPQVTRYESEINQLILEEEPNSQFIFIQPDEFRYMDADKIIQRIQ from the coding sequence ATGAATAAAACGATTTTAATTATTTGTGAAACTGGAATTAGTGCGTCCTTACTAGTATCTAAGATGTTAACATCGGTGAGAAAGCAGAAGTTAGCTTATGATATTGATTATGCACCTGTTGGACGAATACAGGAAAAATTAAGTTATGGAAGAAACTATGATGTAATTTTATTAACACCACAAGTCACTCGTTATGAATCAGAAATTAACCAACTTATTCTAGAGGAAGAACCAAATTCACAGTTTATTTTTATTCAACCAGATGAATTTCGCTATATGGATGCAGATAAAATTATTCAACGTATCCAATAA
- a CDS encoding aldo/keto reductase: protein MNKINLGQSGLLASEIALGCMRMADLSVEDASKVIQTSFDNGINFYDHADIYGGGKSEEVFAKALKETSITRDEILLQSKCGIRKGSFDFSKEHIIQSVEGSLKRLDVDYLDALLLHRPDTLVEPEEVAEAFNELHQAGKVKQFGVSNQNPMQIELLQKFVDQKLIVNQLQFGVMHTGMIDAGINVNMKNPASIDHDNSILDYSRLHDMTIQAWSPYQYGMFEGVFLGNDKFPEVNACIDELAAKKGVTNSAIATAWILRHPAKIQTIIGSMNPTRINDIVKASTITLSREEWYSIYLAAGNVLP, encoded by the coding sequence GTGAATAAAATTAATTTAGGTCAAAGTGGTTTATTAGCCTCAGAGATTGCTTTAGGATGTATGCGTATGGCAGATCTTTCGGTGGAAGATGCTAGCAAAGTGATTCAAACATCATTCGACAATGGCATTAATTTTTACGATCATGCCGATATTTATGGTGGTGGAAAATCAGAAGAGGTTTTTGCCAAGGCTTTAAAAGAAACATCGATTACACGTGATGAGATTTTACTTCAATCAAAATGTGGCATTCGTAAAGGAAGCTTTGATTTTTCTAAGGAACATATTATTCAATCGGTTGAAGGTAGTTTGAAACGCTTAGATGTAGACTATCTTGATGCCTTATTGCTACATCGTCCAGATACATTGGTGGAGCCAGAGGAAGTTGCAGAAGCTTTCAATGAACTGCATCAAGCCGGTAAAGTGAAACAATTTGGTGTTAGTAATCAAAACCCAATGCAAATTGAATTATTGCAAAAATTTGTTGATCAAAAATTAATTGTGAACCAATTACAATTCGGTGTTATGCATACTGGTATGATTGATGCTGGAATTAATGTAAATATGAAAAATCCAGCAAGTATCGATCATGATAACAGCATCTTGGATTATTCACGTTTACATGATATGACGATTCAAGCCTGGTCTCCTTATCAATATGGAATGTTTGAAGGGGTTTTCTTAGGCAACGACAAGTTCCCAGAAGTGAATGCATGTATCGATGAGTTAGCAGCGAAAAAAGGCGTAACGAATTCAGCCATTGCCACGGCTTGGATATTGCGTCACCCTGCTAAAATTCAAACAATTATTGGATCAATGAATCCAACTAGAATTAACGATATTGTGAAAGCATCAACGATTACCTTAAGTCGTGAAGAATGGTATAGCATCTATCTAGCTGCTGGAAATGTTCTTCCGTAA